The following coding sequences lie in one Bacteroides helcogenes P 36-108 genomic window:
- the rpsA gene encoding 30S ribosomal protein S1, giving the protein MENLKNVAPIEDFNWDAYENGESVASTSHEDLEKAYDTTLNKVNDREVVDGTVIAMNKREVVVNIGYKSDGIIPMSEFRYNPDLKVGDTVEVYIENQEDKKGQLVLSHRKARATRSWDRVNAALENEEIIKGYIKCRTKGGMIVDVFGIEAFLPGSQIDVKPIRDYDVFVGKTMEFKVVKINQEFKNVVVSHKALIEAELEQQKKEIIGKLEKGQVLEGTVKNITSYGVFIDLGGVDGLIHITDLSWGRVSDPKEVVELDQKLNVVILDFDDEKKRIALGLKQLTPHPWDALDPNLKVGDHVKGKVVVMADYGAFIEIAAGVEGLIHVSEMSWSQHLRSAQDFMKVGDEVEAVVLTLDREERKMSLGIKQLKADPWETIEEKYPLGSKHTAKVRNFTNFGVFVEIEEGVDGLIHISDLSWTKKVKHPSEFTQIGADIDVQVLEIDKENRRLSLGHKQLEENPWDVFETVFTVGSVHEGTIIEMLDKGAVVALPYGVEGFATPKHLVKEDGSQAQLDEKLEFKVIEFNKDAKRIILSHSRIFEDVAKAEERAEKKASKKSSPKREETPSIQNQAASTTLGDIDALAALKEQMEAGKK; this is encoded by the coding sequence ATGGAAAATTTAAAGAATGTGGCTCCTATTGAAGACTTCAACTGGGATGCTTATGAGAACGGTGAATCCGTAGCAAGCACAAGTCATGAAGACTTGGAAAAAGCGTATGACACTACGCTGAACAAAGTTAACGACCGCGAGGTAGTTGACGGAACCGTAATTGCAATGAACAAGCGTGAAGTAGTTGTGAACATCGGTTACAAATCAGACGGTATCATTCCGATGAGTGAGTTCCGTTACAATCCGGATCTGAAAGTAGGTGATACCGTAGAGGTATATATTGAAAATCAGGAAGACAAGAAAGGACAGTTGGTCCTGTCTCATCGCAAAGCTCGTGCCACCCGTTCTTGGGATCGCGTTAACGCAGCTTTGGAAAATGAAGAAATTATCAAGGGTTACATTAAGTGCCGCACTAAGGGTGGTATGATTGTTGACGTATTCGGTATCGAAGCATTCTTGCCGGGTTCTCAAATAGACGTTAAGCCTATCCGTGACTATGATGTATTCGTTGGCAAAACTATGGAATTCAAGGTTGTCAAGATCAATCAGGAATTCAAGAATGTTGTTGTATCCCATAAAGCTCTTATCGAAGCTGAATTGGAGCAGCAGAAAAAAGAAATCATCGGTAAACTCGAAAAAGGACAAGTCCTCGAAGGTACTGTTAAGAATATCACTTCCTATGGTGTATTTATCGACCTGGGCGGCGTAGACGGTTTGATTCACATCACAGACCTTTCTTGGGGACGTGTCAGCGATCCGAAAGAAGTGGTTGAACTCGATCAGAAACTCAACGTTGTTATCCTTGATTTTGACGACGAGAAGAAGCGTATCGCTCTGGGCTTGAAACAACTTACTCCGCATCCGTGGGATGCCCTCGATCCTAACTTGAAGGTAGGCGACCACGTGAAGGGTAAAGTAGTCGTTATGGCTGACTACGGTGCATTCATCGAAATCGCAGCAGGTGTTGAAGGCTTGATTCACGTATCAGAAATGTCCTGGAGCCAACATTTGCGCTCTGCACAAGACTTCATGAAGGTAGGTGACGAAGTTGAAGCAGTAGTTCTGACTTTGGACCGCGAAGAACGTAAGATGTCTCTTGGCATCAAGCAACTGAAGGCTGACCCCTGGGAAACTATCGAAGAGAAATATCCTCTTGGCTCTAAGCACACAGCTAAGGTGCGCAACTTCACTAACTTCGGTGTATTCGTAGAAATCGAAGAAGGTGTAGATGGCTTGATTCATATCTCCGACCTGTCTTGGACTAAGAAGGTGAAACATCCTTCAGAATTCACTCAGATAGGTGCAGACATCGACGTACAGGTATTGGAAATCGATAAGGAAAACCGTCGTTTGAGCCTCGGCCACAAGCAACTCGAAGAAAATCCCTGGGATGTATTCGAAACTGTATTCACAGTAGGTTCGGTACACGAAGGTACTATCATCGAAATGCTGGATAAGGGTGCTGTTGTAGCTCTGCCTTACGGTGTAGAAGGTTTTGCAACTCCGAAGCACTTGGTTAAGGAAGATGGTTCACAAGCTCAGTTGGACGAGAAACTCGAATTCAAAGTTATCGAGTTCAACAAGGACGCTAAGCGCATCATCCTTTCCCACAGCCGCATCTTCGAAGATGTAGCTAAGGCAGAGGAAAGAGCTGAGAAGAAGGCATCCAAGAAGTCTTCTCCGAAGAGAGAAGAAACTCCTTCCATTCAGAATCAGGCAGCTTCTACCACTTTGGGTGACATTGATGCTTTGGCTGCTTTGAAAGAACAGATGGAAGCCGGAAAGAAGTAA
- a CDS encoding ribonuclease Z: MEKFDLHILGCGSALPTTRHFPTSQIVNVRDKLFMIDCGEGAQLQFRKTHLKFSRLTHIFISHLHGDHCFGLPGLISTLNLLGRTAELHIHSPKGLEALFVPMLAFFNRQMTYKVLFHEFDTREPAMIYEDRSLTVTTIPLRHRMPCCGFLFEEKRRSNHILREMVDFYQVPVYELNRIKNGADYVTPGGETIPNNRLTIPSEQPRSYAYCSDTIYLPSIADQIRGVDLLFHEATFANEDASRAKETFHTTAAQAAQIARDAGVKKLLIGHFSARYDDESALLQEASSIFADTQLAKETLCVTI, translated from the coding sequence ATGGAAAAATTTGACTTACACATACTCGGCTGCGGATCGGCATTGCCCACTACCCGTCATTTCCCTACTTCACAGATAGTGAACGTACGCGACAAATTGTTTATGATAGATTGCGGTGAGGGGGCACAGTTGCAATTTCGCAAAACACACCTCAAGTTCTCACGGCTGACTCACATTTTTATTTCTCATTTGCATGGTGACCATTGCTTCGGGTTGCCGGGACTGATTTCCACGCTCAATCTTTTGGGACGTACGGCAGAATTGCATATTCATTCGCCGAAGGGGCTGGAAGCATTATTTGTTCCAATGTTGGCTTTCTTCAATCGTCAGATGACATATAAGGTGCTTTTCCATGAGTTTGATACAAGAGAACCTGCCATGATTTATGAAGACCGTTCGCTGACGGTGACTACCATCCCTTTACGTCATCGTATGCCGTGCTGTGGTTTCCTGTTTGAAGAAAAGAGGCGCTCTAATCATATATTGCGTGAGATGGTGGATTTTTATCAAGTGCCGGTATATGAGCTGAACCGCATAAAGAATGGGGCCGACTACGTGACGCCTGGAGGAGAAACAATTCCTAATAATCGTTTGACAATCCCTTCGGAGCAGCCTCGCAGCTATGCCTATTGCTCGGACACCATTTACTTGCCCTCTATTGCAGATCAGATAAGAGGTGTCGATTTACTGTTCCACGAAGCTACTTTTGCCAATGAAGACGCATCCCGCGCCAAGGAAACCTTTCATACCACGGCTGCCCAAGCAGCGCAGATAGCTCGTGATGCCGGAGTGAAGAAGTTGTTGATAGGGCATTTCTCTGCCCGCTACGATGATGAAAGTGCACTGCTGCAAGAAGCTTCTTCCATCTTTGCAGATACGCAACTTGCCAAAGAAACGCTTTGTGTGACGATATAA
- the coaW gene encoding type II pantothenate kinase, with protein sequence MGIVIGIDVGGSTTKIVGISGEEIKSPMFITATDPVTSLFGAFGKYIYDNGIQLSDIEQVMLTGVGSAFVNSPLYGLPTCKTDEFLANGLGAQYAMDIDRMIVVSMGTGTSFVRIDGGKIEHIGGMGIGGGTLQGLSRLLLKTHDIHQISDLAVKGDVTRVNLQIGDICNTALPDLPVNATASLFGKADSNALPEDIACGIIYTVLQTIGGAAVLAALNSPVKDFVLIGNLTLLPQCREVFTKMESIYHVHFHIPPYAEYRTAIGAALAYVNRDEG encoded by the coding sequence GGAATAGATGTCGGTGGAAGCACTACAAAAATAGTTGGGATCAGTGGAGAAGAAATAAAATCTCCAATGTTTATCACTGCTACTGATCCGGTGACTTCCTTGTTTGGAGCATTCGGAAAGTATATATACGATAATGGCATTCAGCTCTCGGATATTGAACAGGTGATGCTGACCGGTGTGGGGAGCGCTTTTGTGAATTCACCTTTGTACGGTCTGCCTACTTGTAAAACAGATGAATTTCTTGCTAATGGATTGGGGGCTCAGTATGCCATGGATATAGACCGGATGATTGTGGTCAGTATGGGAACGGGAACTTCTTTCGTGAGGATTGACGGAGGCAAGATAGAGCATATCGGCGGTATGGGTATTGGCGGTGGAACTTTGCAGGGGCTTTCACGTTTATTGTTAAAGACTCATGATATTCATCAGATATCCGATTTGGCGGTAAAGGGAGATGTGACTCGTGTAAATTTGCAGATCGGTGATATTTGTAATACGGCGTTGCCCGATTTGCCGGTAAATGCCACTGCCTCTTTATTCGGTAAGGCAGACAGCAATGCTTTGCCGGAAGATATTGCTTGCGGCATTATATATACTGTACTTCAGACAATTGGAGGAGCTGCCGTGCTTGCGGCTTTGAATAGTCCTGTCAAAGATTTTGTGCTGATTGGAAATCTTACACTGCTTCCGCAATGCCGTGAAGTATTTACCAAAATGGAAAGCATTTACCATGTACATTTTCATATACCGCCTTATGCAGAATACAGGACAGCGATAGGTGCGGCTCTGGCATATGTCAATCGTGATGAAGGCTGA